TCATCAGGTAAAACAACTGAAGACTGAATTTCTATAATTCCTTCAATCAAGTGGATATACACGCCCAACCAGGTGAAAGGTAAAATTGAGATACGGAGAATTTAAGATAAGTGCTTCAGTTCTAAAATCCGTTCAACATACCTGAGCTGTGGTGATGGGCACTGCTCCTGGATGATCTACAAAAAACTGCTTATCATCCCGGAGATCTGCCAACAGATGAATTAGCAAGTTACTGAAACAGAAGGACCGACCTTAAAACATGTTCTAGCTGTatgaacctcaaaattttgagtGATTTGCAGACAGGGCAGAGTACATAGTAGCAACTAGTGACTaaaagaatgaatgaaatgtattccaCGATAAACTCCTGATCCGAATATCAGTAACCCCTTCATTCCTATCACCATAGGAGGCTCTGAAGTCAGTAACATTGGATAGGTTCTCCGATTGCAAAAACAAAAGGGAGACTACATCACTAGTCATAAAACACGGGGCAAAAATTTTAACCCATGAGTCTCAATGACATCAATGGAAAATCATAGTACCTAGATTGATCGCTGTACTATAATGCAAGAAGTCCCTAGGTGATAAGTTAACTAAAAGCCTCACCaggaattaaaagaaaatacttaAATTCTAATGAGAATTGACAGTAGATGCGGTATGGCAGAACCAAGTCATGTACTTTTACGAGAAACATCCTTGAAATAATACAACCATTATAAGCAAATGTTCCAAAACTAAAAGTTGATTTGAGATGTAGCCAAAGTGAATTAAGTAAGTCATTCCTCCATTAGGAAATAAAAAaacttaataataataaagttgTAGCATTCTTGAGCCATATCACATTAATATCAAAGGTTCAGTATATGCCTCTATATACTACATCTGGCATGAAGACTGCACCTCTCTTAACCCCGTCCAGTTCACAAACAATGAACTATACCAGCTCAGAAACAGTGTTGCCATAGGACAAAGcagaaactaaaacaaaaattgcaTGGAACGCGACTCACCAAGTTTTGTTCCAACAAGGATTACTGGTACTCCAGGAGCATAATGCCTCAATTCAGGAATCCACTTGAGAGTCAAAAccagaagaaaagaagaaacaaggATAAAATCCATCAGATATGATGTCAATATAAATAACCTAATACATCAACTTGCTTGAACTCCTGCATGAAACAGTAACCTAAATTATCCTACAATGCTAAGctcattaatcatttaaaccCTCGACAACcaagaaaaagaataagatatcATAAAAATCACTGCCTATATTTACTCCTGTGAATTTCCTAAGAAATATgtacccaaaagaaaaaattagctGCAACCCAAAAATGCACTGCTAATTATGTTTAGTCAAGTAGGCTATCAGGTCATGGCAAAAATGCGTGCATCCGATTTCCTTCTAACATTTTCCAAGAAATCTAATTCAAAAGAGATTTGACAGCCAAAGGATGCAGGAAAGCAAGGATGTCAAAAGAAACCTCACCTTTTTTGAGACATTCTCGTAACTGGCCTTGCTAACaagagaaaatgcaagaatAAAGACATCTGCGCCACGATAGCTCAAGGGTCTTAATCTATTGTAATCTTCCTGCCCTGTCCAACATAGTAAAAGAGTCAGAACCATGTCCAGGAGAACTTCAAAGAAAATTGAGCAAATCCCATGACACATATAATTGGCTAACCTGCAGTATCCCACAACCCTAGATTTACAGTGCTCCCATCCACTACCACATTTGCACTGAAATTGTCAAACACAGTCGGCACATAATCCTGGTGACATAGCAGGAGTAGAATTTTGTGTAAGGAAATATCCATATTGGGTTACAGAAAAAATAGATTCCTGTTTGTCCTCTGATACAATTTGGCAGAATGAAACATAAGAGCCAGTATTATTACCATGTATCCATTAAAAATTTAAGCACCTGTTTTTAGGAATTCTCTAGACCAACAAGAATGAAGCAAAGCATGCAAAAAGTCCTAGAGCTGACACTTACAAATTTGAGCCCATCCATATAGATTTCAAAGACTAAACGTTCTCAGACAACAAACCTTCCGTCCTGAAATGTTATTTGATCCCATTTTCAAGTCCCAAACAAAATCATTTCCATGTTGAAGGCAGCGGCCAACCAGTTCTACTAAAAGCATGCA
This portion of the Coffea arabica cultivar ET-39 chromosome 2e, Coffea Arabica ET-39 HiFi, whole genome shotgun sequence genome encodes:
- the LOC113731138 gene encoding rac-like GTP-binding protein ARAC3, which codes for MSASRFIKCVTVGDGAVGKTCLLISYTSNTFPTDYVPTVFDNFSANVVVDGSTVNLGLWDTAGQEDYNRLRPLSYRGADVFILAFSLVSKASYENVSKKWIPELRHYAPGVPVILVGTKLDLRDDKQFFVDHPGAVPITTAQGEELRKLIGAASYIECSAKTQQNVKGVFDAAIKVVLQPPKHKKKKKRKGQKGCSIL